The genomic interval ACACCACAACATTTGCCCACGAGCATGCTCTGTACAAGATCCATTCCGGCCGTATGTTGTCGGCCTATCCGTCACTCGGTTCCTGGGTGACCTACGGTCTGGGTTCGGAAAATCAGAACCTGCCGGCCTATGTGGTTCTTGATGATCCGGGAGGACTGCCCGTCAACGGAGTTGAAAACTGGCAGGCCGGTTTCCTGCCTCCTGTTTACCAGGGGACTCGGTTTCGCTCGACCGGTTCACCCGTCCTCGATCTTGAACCTGATAAAGAAAAACCGGAGAAAGTTGTCAGGATCCAGCGAGACCTGTTGAACAGACTGGACAATTTTCATCGGGAACAGCGACCAGGACAACCGGTGTTGGACGCGAGGATCGCGAACTACGAACTGGCCGCTCGCATGCAGCTTGAGGCCAATGATACGCTGGATCTCTCTCAGGAGAGTGAAGAGACGCTGGAGATGTATGGCATCAACGATCCGAAGACTGAATCCTACGGGCGTCGTTGTCTGATCGCTCGACGCCTGGTGGAAAGCGGCGTGCGTTTTGTTCAGCTCTATATTAGAAGTCAAATCTGGGACAGTCATCGAAACCTTGCCAGCGGCCTGCGGTCGGCGTGTGAGTTCACCGATAAACCGGTCGCGGCACTCCTGAAAGACCTCAGGCAGCGCGGCCTTATGGACAGCACGCTGGTGGTCTGGGGGGGCGAATTCGGGAGACTGCCAATCGCGCAGCTCGCAGGCAGTAACAGCGAAAAAACATCCGGACGCGACCACAATAAGAATGCCATGGTGACCTGGTTCGCCGGTGCCGGGATCAAAGGTGGTACACAGTACGGGACCACCGATGAACTTGGTTTCGCTGCTGAAGAAAACAAAGTGAGTGTGCAGGACTGGCATGCCACTATCCTGCATCTGCTGGGACTGGACCACGAAAAACTTCTCCTGGAACGACTTGGTCTTGAGGAAAAACTGACTCACGTGTTTGAAGCCAGTGTCATTGACGGCATCCTGTCCTGACAACGGGTGCCTGCAGCGTTTCAGGATGTCAGCCGGGGTGCGTGAGTAGCAATGCGTCTCAAAAATTTCAGTTCATTTTCTGCAGCAACGTTGGTTATCGGATTGATCTGTGGTTCTCTATTTGCCGCAGATCAACAGGAGGGCGAATTGTCTCCGGAATTCGAGACCGACGTGTTGCCGATTCTGAACGAAAAATGCACCCGGTGTCACAACCCCAATGAACTTAAGGCCGAACTGGATCTGACGACCGGTGAGGGACTGTTCAATGGTGGCGAATCCGGTCAGGTGATCGAGATCGGAAAGCCGGAAGAAAGCATCCTTGTTGAAATGCTGCATGAGGGCCTGATGCCACCCGAAGGAGAAGGCACCGCACTCACGAACGATGAATTGCACATAATTGAACGGTGGATCGCAGGTGGATCACCGTTCGCGGACGGGACCCGACCTGAAGACTTTCTCGACCGTATGCAGCTGAACCAGCATGATATTCTGCCGATTATGCTGATCCGCTGTACGTCCTGCCACGGCCGACGTGTCCGGAAGGGTGAACTCGATCTCAGAACCCGGGAATCGATGTTGAAGGGTGGAAAATCAGGTCCGGCAATCGTGCTCGGTAAGCCTGAGGAGAGTTTGCTTTTGCAACGGATTCATGCCGGGGAAATGCCTCCGCGTGATCAACTGATTATCGCAGGCGTCCTGCCAATCACCTCATCTGAGGTCGAGCAGATCGCAAACTGGATCAGTCTCGGTGCCCCAACTGTTGATATCGTGCCGGATGTTGCGACGAGTGAACCGGATCGGATGGTCACAGATGAGGATCGTCAGCACTGGTCCTTTCAACCGCTGCCGGCCAGTATTGATGTTCCTCAGTCAAACGGTGCAGGCGATCACCCGATCGATGCATTCGTGATGAGACAACTGCGAACAAACAACCTGTCGTTTAATCCGGCAGCGGACAGGGGAACGTTACTGAGAAGAATGTGCTTTGATCTGACCGGGCTTCCTCCGAAAGTGGAACTGATTGATTCATTTGTTGAAAGTAATGACGCGACGGAATATGAGAGAACCATCGATCGCCTGCTTGATTCTCCCCGTTATGGAGAACGGTGGGGGCGTTTCTGGCTGGACGCTGCCGGCTACTCTGATTCAGAAGGAAAAAGAAGTTCCGATCCTGTCAGAAGGTACGCGTACCGCTACCGCGACTATGTGATCCGCGCATTCAATGAAGACAAACCGTACTCCCGATTTCTATTGGAACAGATTGCAGGTGACGAGCTGGCGGACTATTCCGATCCGAACCGACTGACACCCGAAGTGATTGATAACCTTGTTGCAACCGGGTTCCTGCGAATGGCACCTGACGGGACCGGTTCAGACGTTGTCAACTTTGTCCCTGAACGGATGGAAGTTTTGGCCGACGAAATCGACATCCTGGGATCCACGGTGCTGGGACTCACACTCAAATGTGCCCGCTGCCACAGCCACAAGTATGACCCCCTCCCTCACCGCGACTATTACCGGCTGGTCGCTGTCTTTCAGGGGGCGTTCGATATCCATGACTGGCTCAAGCCCACAAGTGCTGCGGGCCAGTCGGATGGTCACTTCGAGGCTCGTACGCTGGACGTTGCCTTTCCATGGCAGCGGCAGGCCGTCGCAGAACACAATCAGAAATTTCAGCCCCAAATTGACCGTGAAAACGAGCGTTTGAAATCCGCGAAAGCAGCCGCTCAGAAAGAGAAACTTGACACAGAGCTTGCGCGCCTGCCGGAAACAATCCGCGATAAAGTTCGAATTGCTGTGAACACGGCGGAAAAGGACAGGCTTGAGGATCAGAAGCAGCTTGTTGCAGATTACGGATCACGGCTGAAGCTTACGGATGATCAGCTTAAGAACACGCCCACGTATAAAAAGGTGTTCGACGAGGTCAACGCGGCGATTA from Fuerstiella sp. carries:
- a CDS encoding DUF1501 domain-containing protein, with protein sequence MTVQHHHNLDRRSFFDHVGSGLYGAALAQLLGGDLFANESSHNRRVHDLLPQQPVHEPKARAMIHLFMNGGPSQMDLFDPKPELTKRHGEPYFKKIAGEVEFIDSVGALKRSPYKFRQHGECGMSVSEVMPHLAQQVDDIALIRSMHTTTFAHEHALYKIHSGRMLSAYPSLGSWVTYGLGSENQNLPAYVVLDDPGGLPVNGVENWQAGFLPPVYQGTRFRSTGSPVLDLEPDKEKPEKVVRIQRDLLNRLDNFHREQRPGQPVLDARIANYELAARMQLEANDTLDLSQESEETLEMYGINDPKTESYGRRCLIARRLVESGVRFVQLYIRSQIWDSHRNLASGLRSACEFTDKPVAALLKDLRQRGLMDSTLVVWGGEFGRLPIAQLAGSNSEKTSGRDHNKNAMVTWFAGAGIKGGTQYGTTDELGFAAEENKVSVQDWHATILHLLGLDHEKLLLERLGLEEKLTHVFEASVIDGILS
- a CDS encoding DUF1553 domain-containing protein; protein product: MRLKNFSSFSAATLVIGLICGSLFAADQQEGELSPEFETDVLPILNEKCTRCHNPNELKAELDLTTGEGLFNGGESGQVIEIGKPEESILVEMLHEGLMPPEGEGTALTNDELHIIERWIAGGSPFADGTRPEDFLDRMQLNQHDILPIMLIRCTSCHGRRVRKGELDLRTRESMLKGGKSGPAIVLGKPEESLLLQRIHAGEMPPRDQLIIAGVLPITSSEVEQIANWISLGAPTVDIVPDVATSEPDRMVTDEDRQHWSFQPLPASIDVPQSNGAGDHPIDAFVMRQLRTNNLSFNPAADRGTLLRRMCFDLTGLPPKVELIDSFVESNDATEYERTIDRLLDSPRYGERWGRFWLDAAGYSDSEGKRSSDPVRRYAYRYRDYVIRAFNEDKPYSRFLLEQIAGDELADYSDPNRLTPEVIDNLVATGFLRMAPDGTGSDVVNFVPERMEVLADEIDILGSTVLGLTLKCARCHSHKYDPLPHRDYYRLVAVFQGAFDIHDWLKPTSAAGQSDGHFEARTLDVAFPWQRQAVAEHNQKFQPQIDRENERLKSAKAAAQKEKLDTELARLPETIRDKVRIAVNTAEKDRLEDQKQLVADYGSRLKLTDDQLKNTPTYKKVFDEVNAAIKSIRADMQEVPQIRALWDRGEPSPTYVFRRGDYQQPGRLVGPGVPAVLTDGRTPFEPVEPWPGAGKTGRRLAFARWLIQHDHPLTARVMVNRIWKHHFGRGIVASLDNFGKLGDRPTHPELLDWLAREFVNSGWSVKHMHRLILTSRTWRQSSVVSDDHLAVDPDNKWISRMSLRRMEAEEIRDTLICIADALDDTPFGKPDEVSVASDGLVMAVPRKEKYRRSVYLRQRRKEMPTFLETFDLPQMNPACQIRANSNVAQQALYLLNNQMVRSLSARFAAGLDETAMESDSKIQRLYLAALSRRPTQEELDFGRRTLGELEEKWAEYSSEQTEEKNGDPAQEALRVYCHTILNSAGFLYID